One Ignavibacterium album JCM 16511 genomic region harbors:
- the ligA gene encoding NAD-dependent DNA ligase LigA produces the protein MSESVEKKIQKLREEINKYDYHYYVLAQPLISDEEYDKLYKELEKLEAENPHLITPDSPTQRIGKDLTKEFKPVNHLIPMLSLANTYDEQDVYDFDRRVREGLPEGEKVEYVVEYKIDGASVSLRYIDGKLFTAATRGDGTVGEEITNNVKTIRAVPLKIKKPSGAKYKLNDFEARGEIYMNIADFEELNRRQAEKGEKLFANPRNSAAGTLKLQNPQIVASRRLNIFLYALFSLEDEFESQSENLELLKQMGFRVNPDYRVCKNIEEVLEVCREFESKRNSLEYEIDGAVIKVNSIRQQNILGSIAKSPRWAVAYKFKAKQAFTYVRDIVWQVGRTGAVTPVAELEPVKLAGSTISRATLHNFDEIKRKDIRVGDKVVIEKGGDVIPKVVAVITEERKKDSKPTKPPEVCPVCKSKLYKPEDEVALYCENPECPAQIKARLIHFASRGAMDIEGLGEALVDLFVEKGFLNTFSDIYELKKHRDELIKIERLGEKSVDNLLNAIEKSKSQPFEKVLFALGIRYVGAGVAQKLAEHFGNIDALIKADEEEILSVYEIGPSISKSLKQFFSDKHNLELIEKLKKAGLRFSSEQKKPVKDNFFKDKTFVLTGTLSSFSRDEAAVRIKKLGGKVASSVSKNTDYVIAGEKAGSKLDKAKSLGVQIMNEDEFLKLLDENKI, from the coding sequence ATGAGCGAGAGTGTTGAAAAGAAAATTCAGAAGCTTCGAGAAGAAATCAACAAATACGACTATCACTATTATGTGCTCGCACAACCGTTGATAAGCGATGAAGAATATGACAAACTATATAAAGAACTTGAAAAACTCGAAGCAGAAAATCCTCATTTAATAACACCGGATTCACCAACACAGAGAATTGGAAAAGATTTAACAAAAGAATTTAAACCTGTAAATCATCTTATTCCTATGTTAAGTCTGGCAAATACTTATGATGAACAGGATGTCTATGATTTTGACAGAAGAGTTCGTGAAGGTTTGCCCGAAGGAGAAAAAGTTGAATATGTTGTTGAATATAAAATTGATGGTGCATCTGTCAGCTTAAGATATATTGACGGAAAACTTTTTACTGCCGCAACACGAGGCGATGGAACAGTTGGCGAAGAGATTACAAACAATGTGAAAACAATCAGAGCAGTTCCGCTTAAAATAAAAAAACCTTCCGGCGCTAAATATAAGCTGAATGATTTCGAAGCACGCGGCGAAATTTATATGAACATCGCTGACTTCGAAGAATTAAACCGACGACAGGCAGAAAAAGGTGAAAAACTTTTTGCCAATCCGAGAAATTCAGCAGCAGGAACTTTGAAACTTCAAAACCCACAAATTGTTGCAAGCCGTAGACTTAATATTTTTCTTTATGCGCTGTTTAGTCTTGAAGATGAATTTGAATCTCAGTCAGAAAATCTTGAGCTTCTGAAACAAATGGGATTCAGAGTAAATCCCGATTACAGAGTTTGCAAGAATATTGAAGAAGTATTAGAAGTTTGCAGAGAGTTTGAATCGAAACGCAATTCACTTGAATATGAAATTGATGGTGCAGTTATAAAAGTAAATTCAATCCGTCAGCAAAATATTTTAGGAAGCATTGCTAAATCACCACGCTGGGCTGTTGCATATAAATTCAAAGCCAAGCAGGCATTTACTTATGTTCGTGATATTGTTTGGCAGGTTGGACGAACTGGCGCAGTAACACCAGTTGCAGAACTTGAACCAGTTAAGCTTGCTGGTTCAACAATCAGTCGCGCTACACTTCACAATTTTGATGAAATAAAAAGAAAAGATATTCGTGTTGGAGATAAAGTCGTAATAGAAAAAGGCGGAGATGTAATTCCGAAAGTAGTAGCTGTAATTACAGAAGAAAGAAAAAAAGACAGCAAGCCAACTAAACCACCGGAAGTTTGCCCTGTTTGCAAATCAAAACTTTATAAACCCGAAGATGAGGTTGCACTTTATTGTGAAAATCCTGAATGTCCGGCTCAGATAAAAGCAAGACTTATTCATTTTGCTTCGCGCGGTGCAATGGATATCGAAGGACTTGGCGAAGCTTTGGTTGATTTATTTGTTGAAAAAGGATTCCTTAATACTTTTTCTGATATTTATGAATTGAAAAAACATCGCGATGAGTTGATTAAGATTGAACGACTTGGAGAAAAAAGTGTTGACAATCTTCTGAATGCAATTGAAAAAAGTAAATCGCAACCATTCGAAAAAGTTCTTTTCGCTCTGGGAATCAGATATGTCGGAGCAGGGGTGGCACAGAAACTTGCAGAACATTTCGGAAATATTGATGCACTGATTAAAGCTGATGAAGAAGAAATCTTATCTGTCTATGAAATTGGTCCGAGTATCAGCAAAAGTCTAAAACAATTTTTTTCAGATAAACATAATCTTGAACTTATTGAGAAACTGAAAAAAGCCGGACTTAGATTTTCATCAGAGCAGAAGAAACCTGTAAAAGACAATTTCTTTAAGGACAAAACTTTTGTTCTTACAGGAACTCTATCTTCATTCTCAAGAGATGAAGCTGCAGTAAGAATAAAAAAACTCGGAGGCAAAGTTGCTTCATCAGTCAGTAAAAATACTGATTATGTAATTGCAGGAGAAAAAGCGGGTTCAAAACTCGATAAAGCAAAATCCCTCGGTGTGCAAATTATGAATGAAGATGAATTTCTGAAATTACTCGATGAGAATAAAATCTGA